A window of the Flavobacteriales bacterium genome harbors these coding sequences:
- a CDS encoding DUF4249 domain-containing protein, giving the protein MKRYLIYGLFGLGLSLAACDTAIVLDLPQGEEDIVIYGFIEQDSLPVVSLTKSLAVFSTIDVSKLQSSFVHNAAVSLNDGDTTIQLVEYNIPLNDFTYYFYSLPSSLINTYKGQVGKSYKLTVQAEGKTLTATTTIPEPLPLDSIWWLPHPDEDNDSLVVLQVRFTDKPHEANYARYFTQRNSEPMYPGYFASVFDDSFLEGQTLDFALPRGQDRNDTINDTYSYFWHGDTILVKWCSIDRAHFDFWMTVETDKNNQGNPFGMPTLIQSNVEGGLGVWGGYGASYHKLIVP; this is encoded by the coding sequence ATGAAAAGGTATCTCATATATGGCTTGTTCGGATTGGGGCTTTCGCTGGCTGCCTGCGATACCGCTATTGTACTCGACCTGCCACAAGGCGAAGAAGACATCGTGATATACGGCTTTATCGAGCAGGACTCGTTACCGGTTGTTTCACTCACAAAAAGCCTGGCTGTATTCTCTACCATCGATGTATCGAAGCTACAGTCAAGCTTTGTGCATAATGCAGCGGTTTCACTGAATGATGGCGATACCACCATACAACTGGTGGAATACAACATTCCCCTGAATGACTTCACCTATTACTTCTACAGTTTGCCATCGTCGTTGATAAATACCTATAAAGGACAAGTTGGCAAATCCTACAAGCTCACTGTGCAGGCTGAAGGCAAGACCCTAACAGCCACTACCACCATACCGGAACCGTTACCACTTGACTCCATCTGGTGGCTGCCGCACCCCGATGAGGATAATGACAGTCTGGTGGTTTTGCAGGTTCGGTTCACAGATAAGCCCCATGAGGCCAACTATGCGCGCTACTTTACGCAACGCAACTCTGAACCGATGTATCCCGGGTATTTCGCTTCCGTCTTCGATGATAGTTTTCTCGAGGGCCAAACGCTGGACTTTGCACTGCCCCGCGGACAGGACAGGAACGATACCATCAACGACACTTACAGCTACTTCTGGCACGGAGATACCATTCTTGTAAAATGGTGCAGCATTGATCGCGCCCATTTCGATTTCTGGATGACCGTTGAAACGGATAAGAACAACCAGGGGAATCCATTTGGTATGCCCACCCTTATCCAAAGTAATGTG